The following nucleotide sequence is from Desulfovibrio sp. JC022.
TGCGATGTTGCAATCACTGACCCGGCAGTAATGAAATACTACGCTGAACAAAACAACATTGAGGACATTGTTGCCTTGAAACATATCTGCAAAATCCCTCTGGTACTTGCGATTAAAAATTCCGCCCAGAGTAAACGCGTTTTGGAAATACTGACAAATGCCCTTGCGCGGCAAATAGAACCAAAATAAAAGACCGAAATATTTTATTTATTACGGCCTTCTAGATTCTTATTCTTGTATGGTTATTTTTTGGTTTGGCTCTGTCCTCCTCGCCAACTAGCAGGTGAAGAGCTGAATGCTCTGCCATCAGGACGACTCTTAATTGTTGAAATTGACAGCGCCCTAGCTTTTTCTTTCGCAGTCGGGGTACGCCCTCTCCCTCCTCTTGCGGAAAGATTCTTTGCAACACGAGACTCCTTACTGCCCAGTTTCGCTTTCCCAGACACCCGACTTAATCCGATAGCCTTATCTGCGTTCCCACCTGTTATGCCAGGAGTAACAGAAAGCCCACTTCTCAAATCACGTACGGTTCCACCACCTATTCGCGAACGGACTCCCCTTTGCGATCCAGATCTTTTAGGACCTAAACTGCGAGAAGCTGAACCTTTGGGAGTAATTCCTATCGGCTGTAATGTAATCGTATCAACACGAGCGGAAACGACAATAGATTCCGGCATTGCTCCCAGTTCACGGGTAATTTCAGTAACCCCCATTTTCTGAGCGCGCATTGAAGCAATTGTGGCCTGCTTGACACCTGTTAATTTCGCAAGGGTCTCATCTGCATTTTTCTGTACAGTACTCAGCTTGCCGCGAACGACGGCAAGACGCTCAGTTGCAGCGGCAAGCAACTCAGGTTTTTCTACCTTCTGTAACTGGACAATTTCCTTAAGTACGTTACGGACTTCTTTTTTTCCTGCCTTGATTTCATTTTCTATCTTAGCCACCTCAATAGCCGATTGTGCCGCTTCAGAAGCCACAACATCCCTTACTTCTGTCTCTGCAGCGTCCACTTCCTCTGGAGTAGAAAAGTAAGAAACATCATCATTGAGATCTACGGCATAAGAATTTCCTGCCCTAAATATCAATACGCTAAAAACGAAAAGAAGAAGGCATAGAGAACTAGTCATTACACTCTTCATTATGACTCCTCCTTTTTCAAAACAGTTATAAAACGGATAGAATCATTGAGCTTGTATGTCCGCTCGCCACGCCGAATCTCCTCTGCAACACCGAACCAACTTAATGGCAACCTGCCGGCCTCAATACTCGGATATGCATTGAGGATATAATTACGAATATGTTTAGCCCTTGCTTTGGCTAGTTCGGAATTTCCTTCACAGTAAGCGACAATGTGGAACGCATTTTTTTTGTCTGACTCCATAATCGCAGCCAAAACTCTAAGTGACAAACTACTTTCAAGATTTGACTTAACTGTTCCAGATTTAAAATGAATAGATCTTAAAGTAACATTACGCTTTCCCAGAATAAAATTTCGGTAAGAAAATCACCAAGAATATTCAGTTGCGCGGTTCCATATACAGCAAGACTTCCATCTGGATAATATTCCAAAAATTTTTTCCATTGCTTTACAGCCTGTTCCCTTGCGCCCTGTCTGGTTAGGATTTCAGCCCGGTTATACAATGCCTGTGGATTATATTTATCCTTCAGGATAACTTTATCATAGAGACTAAGTGCCTGATCAAGTCTACCTTCATCAAGATAACTATGGGCCAGATAAAGATTCGCTGAGATATTATCCTCATCTATAGAAAGAGCCTGCTTGTAATTTGCCTGCTCCTCATCAAAATCATCCAAGGCCCAACAGGCTACACCGACCCAGAAACGGTAATCAGAATTATCTGGATCAAGTTTTGCGGCTTTCTGCAACAGCTCGGAAGCCTTTTCAGGTTCCTCAAGAGCAAGATAATAGCGTCCCAAATAATATGCAGCGGCAGCATCTTCGGGGTCTTCACCGAATTCTTCGCTAAAAACCCTGATTCCGTCCTCAAACTCACCATGATTTAGATAGTATGGCCCGGCGAATTGAGCACACCCTGGTACAAGCATGATCCCAAAGAGAAGCCCCAGTATTAAAATAAATCGCAATTAAACCTCCAAAAACCGTATTAGCAGACTCCCCAGAGTCACTTCTAATAATAACAGAAAAATAACAACTCTTGGCGGAACTATATGATTCTTAACAAATGAATCTGCTTCAGATCATAAAAAAGCCTCCGATAACTTTTCAGCTATCGGAGGCTTATAATTGGTTCAT
It contains:
- a CDS encoding tetratricopeptide repeat protein, whose product is MLVPGCAQFAGPYYLNHGEFEDGIRVFSEEFGEDPEDAAAAYYLGRYYLALEEPEKASELLQKAAKLDPDNSDYRFWVGVACWALDDFDEEQANYKQALSIDEDNISANLYLAHSYLDEGRLDQALSLYDKVILKDKYNPQALYNRAEILTRQGAREQAVKQWKKFLEYYPDGSLAVYGTAQLNILGDFLTEILFWESVMLL